A stretch of the Lolium perenne isolate Kyuss_39 chromosome 3, Kyuss_2.0, whole genome shotgun sequence genome encodes the following:
- the LOC127338467 gene encoding adenylate-forming reductase 06235-like, whose protein sequence is MDQQGPAVKHTPVKFLSCRGVAFEIKPSQVSPFSFDAAGAAEQPPAVPNGGRWIWFPPPINRGNSTTTFRSALSSATSNHFCDLEDSDDDESFVVDEIEDDEEMALATAAGDLRNRSRRSLASSAKPVRAAAKGHSRLGVILLDQGLFTVYKRLFVLCVALNAAGIAAAGTGQFPYAKRHAAVFAIWNILALTLCRSEAVLRAVFWLAVALLGRPWVPVAVKTGVTAILQSLGGVHSGCGVSSLAWLVYALVRALEDNQVTPREIVGVASAILALLALSCLAAFPLVRHLHHNVFERTHRFAGWTALALLWVFVVLSAGYDSTTRSYSRLTVATLAKRQELWLAAAITFFTFLPWLSVRRVPVTITAPSTHASIITFQGGVKAGLLGRISRSPLSEWHAFGIISDDGDTHSMLAGAVGDFTRSLVSDPPSHLWVRRVHFAGLPYLISMYQRVTMVATGSGICVFLSFVMQPSSAEVSVVWVAKGIDANYGDEMSAIVANSKMLAGRVIVHDTATMGRPNVAELAVGAARRWNAEAVIVTSNPEGSRDVVSGCKKAGIPAFGPIWDS, encoded by the coding sequence ATGGATCAGCAAGGTCCGGCAGTAAAGCATACCCCAGTCAAGTTCTTGAGCTGCCGCGGCGTCGCGTTCGAGATCAAGCCCTCTCAGGTCAGCCCCTTCTCTTTTGACGCCGCCGGTgctgctgagcagcccccggccgTCCCCAACGGCGGTCGATGGATCTGGTTCCCTCCGCCGATCAACCGCGGAAACTCCACCACGACCTTCCGTTCTGCACTCAGCAGTGCAACAAGCAACCACTTCTGCGACCTTGAGGACAGTGACGACGATGAGTCCTTCGTGGTCGACGAgatcgaggacgacgaggagatgGCTCTTGCAACGGCGGCAGGCGACTTGCGGAACCGGAGCAGGAGGTCTCTCGCATCGTCGGCTAAGCCTGTCAGGGCGGCGGCGAAAGGGCACTCGCGGCTCGGCGTCATACTGCTGGACCAGGGCCTATTCACCGTGTACAAGCGCCTCTTCGTGCTCTGCGTCGCGCTGAACGCGGCGGGAATCGCTGCCGCCGGGACAGGCCAATTCCCATACGCCAAGCGTCACGCCGCCGTCTTCGCCATCTGGAACATCCTCGCGCTCACGCTGTGCCGCTCCGAGGCGGTGCTGCGCGCAGTCTTCTGGCTCGCGGTCGCCCTCCTCGGCCGGCCATGGGTGCCTGTCGCCGTCAAGACGGGCGTCACGGCCATACTCCAGTCCCTCGGCGGGGTCCACAGCGGCTGCGGCGTGTCGTCGCTGGCGTGGCTGGTGTACGCGCTCGTGCGGGCGCTCGAGGATAACCAGGTGACGCCCCGCGAGATCGTGGGCGTGGCGTCCGCCATACTCGCGCTCCTCGCGCTCTCGTGCCTGGCCGCGTTCCCGCTCGTTCGCCACCTCCACCACAACGTGTTCGAGCGCACGCACCGTTTCGCCGGCTGGACCGCGCTCGCGCTGCTCTGGGTCTTCGTCGTGCTCTCCGCCGGCTACGACTCGACGACCAGATCTTACTCCCGGCTCACCGTCGCCACCCTCGCTAAGCGCCAGGAGCTATGGCTCGCGGCCGCCATCACCTTCTTCACTTTCCTCCCGTGGCTCTCCGTGCGCCGCGTGCCGGTCACGATCACCGccccgtccacccacgcgtccatcATAACTTTCCAGGGTGGCGTCAAGGCCGGCCTGCTCGGCCGCATCAGCCGCTCCCCGCTCTCCGAGTGGCACGCCTTCGGCATCATCTCCGACGACGGGGACACGCACTCCATGCTCGCCGGCGCGGTCGGGGACTTCACCCGAAGCCTCGTCTCCGACCCGCCCAGCCACCTCTGGGTGCGCAGAGTCCACTTCGCCGGCCTGCCCTACCTCATCAGCATGTACCAGAGAGTGACCATGGTCGCGACGGGCTCAGGCATATGCGTGTTTCTGTCGTTCGTGATGCAACCGAGCTCCGCAGAGGTATCTGTGGTGTGGGTGGCCAAAGGGATCGACGCCAACTACGGCGACGAGATGAGTGCGATAGTGGCCAACAGCAAGATGCTTGCAGGGCGTGTGATCGTGCACGACACGGCGACCATGGGGCGGCCGAACGTCGCGGAGCTGGCCGTCGGCGCAGCGCGACGGTGGAACGCGGAGGCTGTGATAGTGACCAGCAACCCGGAGGGGAGCAGGGACGTCGTGAGCGGGTGCAAGAAGGCCGGCATCCCAGCGTTTGGGCCAATCTGGGATTCGTGA